In the Ptychodera flava strain L36383 chromosome 1, AS_Pfla_20210202, whole genome shotgun sequence genome, TTCATCAGGGCACGAGACGGTGATAGGTAAGGGAAATCAAAATCACGAAGGCAAAGCCATTGTTAGatcacaggggctcataagtggctatataagtcaatattacagcgtttttctttctttttcaatgttaaaaataaactagctgaagagcacaacacttgtgtagctgtcttttgtgtagcttgtattggcatgtatagtgcgccctcaatagggagtgtgatcatatgtaaatgcgacctttagttccgtgacctctagccatgcctacttcctgtcctcgctatgcttactgtactaatttcccgggaaattagtacagtaaacacaccgacgtcagtaaacacagcgacgtctgtacgcatggccggccatatggagagggaagtaggcatggctagaggtcacggaactaaaggtcacatttacatatgatcacactccctattgagggcgcactatacatgccaatacaagctacacaaaagacagctacacaagtgttgtgctcttcagctagtttatttttaacattgaaaaagaaagaaaaacgctgtaacaTTGACTTATACagccacttatgagcccctgtggttAGATCATGCGACAGGGGTTATTGCAGAATCTTTTCACAGTCCAAGatttgatgatgttatttttttcgAATCAGGCGACACAAAGCACACCTTTTTGCCACAATTCcgtatttgttttcaaaataaggCTTACTATAATTTTAGAAGGCGGGTGGTCTGAATATTTAAAATTGTACAGTCACTCCGTTTATTTAATCTGAAAACTCCGAGCAAAGATTCATTGCCTGATCTGACCTTTAGTTGTGTATCCTAAAGCTTCGGTAATCTCTGACATCAAAGAGAAATGTATTTACAGGTCACTACATTGACCGTTAAGAGTGCACGTAAAataaataatgttaaataatgttctcatatCAGATTCTGGTACGAAAATCCAGGGGTGTTCACAGACTCTCAGTTGCTTGAGCTGAAGAAGTCTTCACTAGCGCGTGTAATATGCGACAACACTGGTATTGGTGAACTGCCGAGCAACGTATTTCGGAGAGCCGACAGGTCCTCTTTCAAGAAATGTGAAGATCTTCCCGAAATTGACCTGGAAAAGTGGCGGCGAGATGAGACAGGTTTGATAGCGATAACTTTTGATACGGACTTGTCCCACCCTCATGTTTGTTCACTATCAGATGTTTTATGATTTGCAAATCACTGCTTACCCTGTACATACATGCAGTGTGTATAATTTGTAGGCTTTGTTTTGGAACCCTGAAGTTTTCTATCAAACATGCAAGTGATAATCTCCAATTGCTCGTCTTTACCTGATCCTTGTCGCTCAttaatttaaaaattcaaactACAGGTATCTCCTTATTTTTTGACTGAAAATTTacgttatttattttttcttggaTCTGAGGTAAGACACAAGCACTGCAAAGTGGCACCGCAATACATAAGGCTTTTGGTACTCCTTTCTGTCGTGGATAGAGCACCAAGCGTACACCATGACCATAGTGTATCAATATATACACATTGTACATATAATGCACATGGCTGTTTTGTGTGTCACGCGTATGTGTGTACAAGATAATTCTCATGCCCATAGGAAATaatgtttgcaaaaaaaaaaacaataagatAGTTGTCCAATGATTTCTTGACACAATTAATAACAGGAGCAGATTGTAGTATGAGAGACTTCTTTCACAGATTTTAAATACACTTTCTGCACTTTATATATGATTGTACTAATTAACTCTTGACGTCTTGTCTTCTAGATAAAGAAGCGCCAAAAATGAAGTGTCCCGAAGACATTGTGTTCAAAATTCCTCCATCGCTTACGAAGAAAGAATGGACAATCTCCTGGGACGAGCCATACGTCTTGGATAATGTCGATGACAGTGTTACGGTTGTGATGAGCACCTGCCGCAGTGGAGATGCGTTCCCAGAGGGAGTGACGAAAGTTACTTACTCAGCGACTGACTCTTCCGGAAACTGCGCGACTTGTTCATTTTCTGTGGTGGTTACTTCGCAGACTAGTTCTTTCCATGGGAAGACATTTCCCGATAAAGTCTTTGATACTGCTAAATTCCGGCAAACCCGACAACATTAAATACCGTGAAGGTTTTTCTGTATTCGGATTTTTATTAGTCCATTTTGGGAGCAtctaattttacatttttacagtgaTCCAGCATTTTGCTATTAAGGTTTCGTCATTACGAAGTGTTGAGTCTCTACTCGGGCCAATTTATGGTTGTGTTCCTTCTCGGGTATATTCGAAACATTACCAAAAAGACTTAAGTGTAATGCTGTGAAGTTTTACCCTGAGCGGCAATCAGAATTATGTCAGGTTATGCGCGTTGATAGTAAGCATATATTGTAGTGATGTATGAAACCCccaaaattgttttacttgtgcAATCACTTCagtatatttcaattttattatttttagaacttttgaatttatttggaaaatttaGCGCTCTGAGTTGTTTTTAAAGTTATGTTCCTGAGAATTTACCCTTAGAATAAAGCCGAATGCTTAATCCTATACTATATTGTATTCAAGACCCATAACCATTGTCTGACACATCATCAAACAATGGTAGGGCTGAAGCCAATTTAAGAAACAATTGCATCTAAAGTTGTTGCCTCTAAAAGTTTTCCTTGATCTTCATCACTACCCACACTAATTTGTTCCTTTTTCATCGCATATTTAATAGCAAACAGCATGTGAACAAAACTGCATGTTGATAAAGTGTTATACTCTTCCTGAAAAGGAAGGTACGTGAAGGTAGGGCGGAGATGGACATTTTCGCCCGAGTGTTTTAACAAAATGAATAAGGAAGCAATTAACGGCACACGATCGTTTTTTGTCTTCTGAAATGCAGACTCAGAGGAACACCTATCAGACGAGTAGTGTAGCTGTTGCGGTGACCTGTATTCAATGAACTTCCTCGAAAGCTCCATTGCTTGGTGTATCTATTGATGTAATCttccattattttttattacaacttcgccgatgctaactagccatgtatgcaaccccgaaatttcggggttagttaatatgctaagccggtcggaggtgtgaatcacgtacacatcgataataccaaaatcaaacgacTCGAACAGCATTTGCATGCAATGCAGTGTGTGTAAACCGCAACTATTTCTCCTGTAATGTTTGATTGAAtcacagtggatagagggactgtgattgaatattattttcgtcacagtccctctacaagGGACTATGGTTTCGTGGTATTTTCGAATTCTGACACCACATGGCAATTGCGATGCGACATCGGTACAATAGAACTGAAAAGACGCTTCATTGTACTAACACCTAGCACAAAAGCTGATCGACGtaagcacggtcactccacaaaagcgAGTGGAATGACCATGGCGTGCAGACTTCGCTCGACTTCTATAGCTTGTAGACTTGACTGCTACTaaagttcatattttacaagtataactCCTACTTTCTTTCGGTCCGTACTTATGACGACATAGCGGCAGCTGTATACCTTACCTCATCCAACCTCAAAGAAAAaacagagacattgtctatgTATTCGGACCCGAGTGCATTGCATCCTGATGTAGCCTCGCCAGTCACAATCGTTTTATCAAACGTTTTGAATCAGACAAGGACTTCCGTCAGAAGAAAATCGTAATGAAAATTAAACAACACAGGCGATAATTGTGATTGTCTCACAGTCTTCAAACACTTTTTTTATGCCGGTGATAATAAGGGGGCCGCGGGCCTAGAACGGAATGAGTCGGTTCGgactttgatttacttgaatttgtggtGATTCGGACTCAGTATTAGCTGCATCAAAGGGTGTAAAGTGTAAGATGAACGCTCATGACTACGGTATTTACGAGCTGGTGATTTTGAATCCTATCTGCGGACGGCAGTGGATCACGTGGTCCATGCTGCTTATCTCTCGCCAAATGCCCTTGGCGAAAGGttagatcatgttttgtctaaataatgcatcaaaacattgcaaaatttgttgaaacaacatttgatgGACATTCATGATGGATACATGGAGCATGGAAAGGTGTCGAAATTATTCCTCTGGTAGTGATTCGCATGTTTTTACAGAACTCGCTTTTACGTTGTTAGCCTTTCCTATTcaaattagataaacataattaTGCCAGCATAAGCCGCTAGCCGCATAAACGCTAGAAGCGAGGACTGCGTTCCTTTTTGAACAGAGCTTACAAACTGCAATTTACCGGTGGTACACATTATGTTTGAAAAGTCCGGGCCCCTAAGATAAAAACACAGTGAGAGTGACAGTCACTGAAGGAAGAcaattttcacgaaaacaagGATAGCTCTCACTGCGAGTTGTCGTTGAAAGGCAACCAACGCCAATATCGTAATCCCCATCCTATGTTACTGCAGACATGCCTTCAAAATGACTCAGCTGAAACAGTTTTGTGGCCATcgctgaatttttttaaagggatatatatatatatatatatatatatatatatatatatatatatatatatatatatatatatatatatatatatatatatatatatatatatgtcactttaaaatcTTATCATTTAATGGCCAAAACAGTGaccatgaaatttaaatttccattTCCACAGAAATGTTGGTAGTTTAGTCCTTTTTGTGTAGCGTATAGCCTCCGtcgattttaaatttcactgaacGAACGCGGCGAACAATGATTGCTTCCTTTCTCCCTGTTTCCCTTCGTCTCTTTGTCCATCTACATGTATCTTCTATGTCTTATCTTCATACATAGTCGCTGTCACAAAGAGAATCTATCTATCCACCCAcatgatctatctatctagctgttttttctgtctgtttttattatttatgcTAATGGAAAATACAGGTCGAAAAGTTTTATAGCTTGTTCCTTTGTGAAAAAACACTTCGAATGAAAATCACTGGAAGAAACTGGATTGCGAAATGAATTGCCCGGTCAACTTCCGTTGTCGGACAAAGACGATCTCGTTTGTGTGAAACAGAGGACAAGGCGACATTTCactttatatgatatccgatatttacggctactagactatacaatatcgaaattaGATTGGCTTAGCCAGATCTATAAAgggctgaaatctccgatatatatcggatatttacgcgccattttactgaatctagtatcgaagctagtcCTTGGAAGTctggtttgaccagaactgtaaggtggtgaaatctccgatatatatcggatatttacgcgcgatttgactgaatctagtatcgtctagtatcgatattagagtcccgaaatcgccggtaaatatcggagatttcacagatccggcgtgctgagacacaaggcaagtagttctagtatcgtctagtatcgatattagagtcaccaaatcgccgataaatatcggataaatatcggagatttcacagatccggcgtgccgaggcacaaggcaagtcatgcaagtatcatctagtatcgatattagagtccccaaatcgccgataaatatcgggtaaatatcggagatttcacagacccagcgtgccgaggcacagggcaagtaattctagtatattctagtatcgatattagagtccccaaatcgccgataaatatcgggtaaatatcggagatttcacagatccagcgagccgaggcacagggcaagtaattctagtatcttctagtatcgatattagagtccccaaatcgccgataaatatcgggtaaatatcggagatttcacagatccagcgtgccgaggcacagggcaagtaattctagtatattctagtatcgatattagagtccccaaatcgccgaaaaaataTCGGGTATCCTAAATATCGTCGATTTCACAGACGCGGCTTCCCATGGAACAACCgcagttcattctagtatcgtctagtatcgatacttgtcccgaaatcgtcaaacttcgatactagatagtaaatatccgatatttaaaaattgtgcaaagtcgcgccttcatggtgAAACACTGCCGCTCTAAAGATACCCAACGTTTTATTCAGATTAGAAGGCATCCATGACCCACTGGACGTTTTCATGCACAACTTTTGCCTTTTTTCACTTAACAATAGCATCTCGTTGGCGTGTACACATGGTAAAAATAATCGATCTTTATTTCTAAGTTTCTCGAAAGAAGTTCAGCATTGTAATAAAGTGAAACTTTGATCAGGACACACTAAATTAATATCAAGAGATCGTTCGGAAAACGGGTAATGATTGGATGAGGTGATCATAGCCTGGTAGTTCCAGAAAATTATCTGATTACATCCACTCTCTcccatggaaatttgaaaaattgaaataatctgcCTCGTAGTCGTTTTCGGGGCAAGGATATGGTGAACAGTAGGACGCTCGTTAGCTTCATTGCTTGTCAACAAGCAGAGGGTATGCatgatcaaaatgtcagaaaataaaatcttccggGAGTGTTACTTTACTACATAATTGCAAGTTATTGATGCTATGCTcggacatagaccctcgagggtctatggctcggagaagtgttttagcattcacagaaggtcgatcgacactctttagcaacagtaaaattgcgcacatgcacacgtcactgatatgaaaacctagctttaaccacagtccctctatccactgtgctttaactaatgttttacggCTGAGAAGTGAGCCTTCACGATAAGTGCAGGTataatgtgatttcaaaaaaatgaaaaagtccatggaaatttgcGGTGTAACTTTTCTTCTGTAGTACTGTTTGATGCGGACCATCGCTGGTGCAGTCAGTCAAAAATAAAGTCGTAGTCttacaccatggagctagaaacggatctGGCTCCATGCTTACACCGATACGTTGTACCGCTGTATAAACCACTGATGATTTATACACGTCTAGGTACACATAATCAGGTGCCAGTGTACAATGCCATTGCAAGGCCAAAACCGGTATCGATTTATCAACGCGTGACAGTCCCTCCTCCAAGCAAGAGACGTCCTTTTCCAGCTCCATGGGTCAACCCATGGAGGTAAGGGTCAGCTATAGTCCGTATCGTGTTGAGGACTTGAGGGTGAGCATATCATGGTCCGCATTGCCATTATGCTGGCCAGAAAATTCATCGTCAATAATCCCCTCATTAACTAATACTGTGAGCAAACTAACTTCATTTACACTTCGCCGCGAAATGCATACAGGTGGCGCTTTTCGCATCTGATTAACAGGCGTTAATAGGTGTCAAGTTAGCATCGGGGAAGTTGTAATGCATACCCACACTAATTTGTTCCCTTTTCATCGCATATTTAATAGCAAACAGCATGTGAACAAAACTGCATGTTGATAAAGTGTTATACTCTTCCTGAAAAGGAAGGTACGTGAAGGTAGGGCGGAGATGGACATTTTCGCCCGAGTGTTTTAACAAAATGAATAAGGAAGCAATTAACGGCACACGATCGTTTTTTGTCTTCTGAAATGCAGACTAGGACCTGAATCCAATGAACTTCCTTAAAAGCTCCATTGCTTGGTGTATCTATTGATGTAATCTTCcattgttttttgtatttgtttcctGTTCTAGAAGTCTCCTAAGGCCAGTCAGAGATCGAAATACCGAGAGCAcacattctgtacatgtgtgacATTCAATGTTATTGgtgacaaaattaaattttaattcgGACAGGAATTCataatttgtcaacaaaaacattgcATACTTTCCACAATGTATACATTAGCAAAGTAATTACTTTCAattatatttcaacatacttgaGGGGCAGAAAAAAGAGTGAACATGTACTTGTTTGTACAGAAAAATgtagctaaaatgttatcagaAGTACAGTTCCTTTGCGTGATAACTTAGGAAGTAATTGTAGTTTGATTCTGTTACCAatataattattttgttcatcTTATAGTCGTTTTAACTGTATAAACGTATACCACAGTAAAACCACTCATGTCAGTTGTATTAGAATGGGCAATTTAATAAACTATGGGAACTGGAAAAATATTAGGAAATGATATCAGTTCtctttaaaggcgcccttctcaatcccagatTCTCGCATTAGTaaatgtgtcaatagcccattaacagtttgtcattcttttgttttccattgaatctTTCATCAACtaactaatatttatattagataaatctgataattgagtgggggctttaaacTTGAAAATCCCACGCAGCGAAAGGTGACAGTAAGAGGAGGAGGTATGCTGAATGAATGCAATGGAAACGATAGGAGAACAAGTTCTGTCAAAATCAAACTCTCCACACTCGCTGTACAGCTATCGTGTACTagtatttgaattttgtatttccatTGCTTCcaaataccaaatataaagTTTGCCTAAGACATAAGGTAGTTGACGgattatgagctgctaacgagttctTTGGTTAGGGTGATAAGCCCCTAcgttggtgatcggcagaacaaatcaATGAAGGGGATAAGGGAGGGCAATgaacagatatggactgttttctttgaaatactatacatgGAGGGTAAAGTAAAAGGCACACActcgacacaggtaaggcttgtataatgaaaacagtttaatacatgacatttattaatcatattcataacttctagatgAATATTGCTTGCATCCACACaagcgcagctgagcacattGTGTACCTACTAGGGGAGGTGGAAGTGCTCGAAAACAAAGATCAATGTAAGTTTTGGATTAAAACTCGTCTATTTTCGGCGGCGAGACTGCGCACCACAAAGTCAAGGCGCTGCCAACGATTATATGGCaatcagcagggctgtggtgggaggcctacAGGCCGGTAACATCACGGCGTACTCTACTAAAGGTcagtaaaaagtaaacaaaaataccagaaataatagaaaaaaaaagatcgaaaaaagaaaagagagacacaataaacataaacaagtaaatataaacaagcaaacaaacgaCTGACAGATCAATCGTGAGACTAAAATCTGTCAAACGAGAAAAATAGACcgaagaaacaaaaacaaacaagtaaacaaagacaaaaaagtaacaaacacacaaacgacTGACGGATCAATCGTGAGTCTTCCATGAAACAGACTAGATTCACGTCACCTTGCTACGGAATGGTCCTCTCTAGATTCATTTTCTATGGGCAGAGTATATAGAGAAAAGGACCATGcatcaaacaataaaaaaactgaTCTCATATAGATCGTCTGTGAAGTCTGAATTCTGGGGAGAAAGAAAAGCTCAAACAACTGACTTTAGGTTAATCAGAAAGTAGTAGAATCCTATTTGATTCCTTTCTCAGATGACAACTCCACGACAgcaggcacaagaccactaattcattacccataggccaccacaataaagttgagctcgattttcctattttaaaatattcagcggcacgaatcctcttaacaggtgttcggtcaatgtcagcttgactactgattaattttcgtttcgtccacggaaattttgagatagcgatgaaaatagcgccctcagtgttatttttgacaaaattcaggcttattgatatttcttttaGCCCGAGAaatcctcatattaccaccaaatgcttcagccattattcacaacagtctgcattgtgattcaggcagaaaaatatctttacaaaaattattgACGTTTAAGTTCAAAcaaaacaagcatccatgcagatatcaaaactttaaggtctgcactatttttcttccgaactatcttcgcgggtaacgaacccggaagtgaattagtgatcttgtgccagtAGCTAggggccgccatattgaataaGAAGCGTGCGCAAAGAACTGTACTGGGTATGTgtgtacggcgcttatctgacaaaacgtgcttatctgacaaaactcttTTTAGCAATGCCCTGGGGAGTCACTTTAGCCAGCGCACTTCATGCGCGCGGTACATGTCGTCGCTTCGTACGATGTTGTGTACACAGAGTGTGCCAATTTAACGTTAATACGAATTCTTCTATACGaaggattttgtttctgtaaactactctcaaattgttgacatatAGTTTTTTATTGTGGTTGTTCTTCCATCGGCCGGGCTCGCGCTCGCTCACTGTACAAAGTACTGTACGAGCCCATGGAGATAACTCCGTGTTGCAACATGTAGTGCTTTTCTTATCATCCACTTGCATGTTTATTgaatataatttatgtacttaaatggcaaaattagcgatcgaggaaggtgatgaaaaacaaaaacaaaagtactCTGCTTGCCATTGCCGCATTGTGATGTGGTGATTTTGATACTCCCGCCACCGTGAGAGCGCACGACCTCATGTGACCTCGTGCCTCTCCTCTACCCCTTAAGACAGCCTCTATGTGTTGATCGATGTACACACAGTGGTTAATTGAGGTGCTCGGCGATTTTacgcaatcaatgaaatttactgtatttttaactattttatggctattttgtgatgtttgtgattttagacTTCTGTAATTAAAATGTCATTCGTGTGTTTAAACAGACGAAGTATTTTTGTGACTTCTGTGTGAGGGATTACTTTCCACAAATGAGTAAGGCTACAAGcagtaattagttatttttgtcagataagcacgttttgtcagataagcgccgtacacacgtgaatctaggtatatgataagttgccgtatcacgcccaggcacactttgcccaaataaggtggtgtgcgcgctttttcgaattttttcgttgtcgttgctacgcgcgttgctatccacgtacattccattcgaaagcacgtcagcgcgagattcgaacccgtttctatgcgcttcgctcgtagttttgaagcaaattgtagacagttcgaatcttattccgatcaaaattggtttaaaacaagtgcttgatagtctcctctcaatgttttgctgagaaagtTTTTTAACGAGCAGGATCAACTACTCATCTGTGCTCATTCTGTAGTGACATTGGCGTTCGCATAGAACAAGCCCGTGACGAGTTCccacaacagaacaaatgacaacatcgtACATATTAATCCGCAAAGTTGCAGTTGCAtgctcatgttttttttaatttacgcccataactttaacaaaatttgattgataaatactgaaacatatcacaaccgttcaataagtttattatcatatacctagattcacgtacccatgtaaacctatgggaaaaggcgctcttacaggtgtgtaataagttgccgtatcacGGACCggcacactttgcccaaataaggtagtgtgcgcgctttttcgaactttttcgttgtcgttg is a window encoding:
- the LOC139144795 gene encoding thyroid peroxidase-like produces the protein MGPCFKAGDIRANEIPTLTPLHVVMVREHNRIATALASINPHRDKETLCQQTKKIVGALFQHITFAEYLPSIAGKRALDKPIQEENLMLQHGFFQPWRIIEQGGIDPIIRGLFAVGAKDLNSEELVSSALTEHLFETSDRMSLDLEAMDIQRGRDHGFLWARDGDRFWYENPGVFTDSQLLELKKSSLARVICDNTGIGELPSNVFRRADRSSFKKCEDLPEIDLEKWRRDETDKEAPKMKCPEDIVFKIPPSLTKKEWTISWDEPYVLDNVDDSVTVVMSTCRSGDAFPEGVTKVTYSATDSSGNCATCSFSVVVTSQTSSFHGKTFPDKVFDTAKFRQTRQH